Proteins encoded within one genomic window of Dromaius novaehollandiae isolate bDroNov1 unplaced genomic scaffold, bDroNov1.hap1 HAP1_SCAFFOLD_41, whole genome shotgun sequence:
- the LOC135326960 gene encoding olfactory receptor 14C36-like, producing the protein MTNGSSFNEFLLLAFADTWELQLLHFSLFLGIYLAALLGNGLIITAIACDHRLHTPMYFFLLNLSLLDLGSVSTTVPKSMANSLWDTRAISYSGCAAQVFFFFFLCSAEFSLLTVMAYDRFVAICRPLHYGIIMGSRACVKMAAAAWASGFLYALLHTANTFSIPLCQGNTVDQFFCEIPQILKLSCSDSYLRELGLIVVSACLFFGCFIFIVVSYVQIFTAVLRFPSEQGRHKAFSMCLPHLAVVSLFISTGTFAYLKPPSISSPAVDLVVAVLYVVVPPAVNPLIYSMRNKELKEAVKKLIQRVQGQPQ; encoded by the coding sequence atgaccaacggcagctccttcaacgagttcctcctcctggcatttgcagacacatgggagctgcagctcttgcacttctcgctcttcctgggcatctacctggctgccctcctgggcaacggcctcatcatcacagccatagcctgtgaccaccgcctccacacccccatgtacttcttcctcctcaacctctccctcctggacctGGGCTCtgtctccaccactgtccccaaatccatggccaattccctgtgggacaccagggccatttcctactcaggatgtgctgcccaggtctttttcttctttttcttatgttcagctgagttttctctccttacagtcatggcctatgaccgctttgttgccatctgcagacccctgcactacgggatcatcatgggcagcagagcttgtgtcaaaatggcagcagctgcctgggccagtggttttctctatgctctcctacatactgctaacaccttttcaataccactctgccaaggcaacacagtggaccagttcttctgtgagattccccagatcctcaagctctcctgctcagactcctacctcagggaacttgggcttattgtggttagtgcctgtttattctttgggtgtttcattttcattgtggtgtcctacgtgcagatcttcactgctgtgctgaggttcccctctgagcagggccggcacaaagccttttccatgtgcctcccgcacctggccgtggtctccctgttcatcagcactggcacgtttgcctacctgaagcccccctccatctcctccccagctgtggatctggtggtggctgtcctgtacgtggtggtgcctccagcagtgaaccccctcatctacagcatgaggaacaaggagctcaaggaggcagtGAAGAAATTGATCCAGCGGGTACAAGGTCAGCCCCAGTAG